One window from the genome of Marinobacter sp. es.048 encodes:
- a CDS encoding translocation/assembly module TamB domain-containing protein, whose translation MTRTPETSDDRPHEQPARPRRLRFWLLVGLAVLILVPVLVVAAVLLALRSETGTAWVIEQVPGLQVENDQGSLFGQWQADHLQWRGYGVEVVVESPLVDWSPSCLLRKQLCIENLEAETLEVSQLPPADKSEGGSPIILPGVDLPLALNIGGVRVGPFTFNGTRVWDRFELDAGGSGADWNIKRAWYQLGEYTVSAAGRIETRRDWPVNLEVKADIPPPYGDEWLLDARLSGSVRDLMVAASSRGYLDAELSGEVEPLDPALPAQLRLTSDQFRAAQALPETLVLKDWSVDARGSLQKGFRTRGQATLPGTAGPVHLALEGLATTRAAENIRIELATLRENGAGQATVVANGNVSWSEGLEASADIRLRGFPWYTLVPGLESPAVALRSLDGTVSWREGSYHAELEAGVDGPQGSAELATTVDGDTEQTTLTDLRVSTGAGSLTGNGTVNFSGPLSWQAALSLKDFNPGYWVPVLEASLSGDVTTEGQLGDGPVPVMNAGWNLEGDWRSSAASLQGQLDTSSGSWKLSNLSLLVGDNRLEGSGTWGDVLRGELALNLPAPEIVLPGLTGNLQASLTAEGTPERPTGELTASGKNLVWQDQLALETLSLEAELQDGLRLVSRLQAESLEGFGQELETLTLEANGTQGEHVVSISASHAEADLELGFAGGSGTDWKTWRGELSRGVIDLPEQAQRWQLNSPATLAYDANGELTFGNHCWRWQQSTVCAEDQTLLPVPRIAYRIDRFPTVALAPLLPDTLRWVGRINGEIDFTTTGDGPDGRVFLDAGEGQFQLLLDGEWESLTYETLTTEVGLKPNQANLAVRLSGPELGDFALDMELDPNSANRDVEGSFSLEGLDIAFAGLLSGLDEVAGRVNGQGQLSGPLMKPAVTGELHLVDGRVSDPRLPLPIQEMIASLQFSGYSAQISGRIQSNARSQTVVDGEIDWQQSPRGEITISGSRVPFNLEPYAQLEVEPDLTIVFSEGALEVTGQVGVPRGDIEIQGLPEQAVSVSEDEVIVGVEREEPVVRSLNMDVTVVVGEDRVTFAAFGVTGDLKGSLRIGNDMDTRGTLQLVNGQYEAYGQELELRRARLLFVGNLTQPYLDIEAVRTVDTVVAGIRLTGPVQSPQTEVFSNPDMPQTEALSYVILGRAPQSRGDEGQMSRAALSLGLTQANKVTGQIGEEFGIRQLTLEAEGAGEQTSVVASGYLTDELSVRYGVGIFEPITTVALRYDLGRYFYLEAASGLAASLDIFYTRDF comes from the coding sequence GTGACGAGGACACCGGAAACATCAGACGACAGGCCGCACGAGCAGCCGGCACGCCCGCGCCGCCTCCGGTTCTGGCTGCTGGTAGGGCTGGCGGTATTGATTCTCGTGCCTGTCCTTGTTGTGGCCGCTGTTTTGCTGGCCCTGCGCTCCGAGACGGGGACAGCCTGGGTTATAGAGCAGGTGCCAGGGCTTCAGGTGGAAAATGACCAGGGATCGCTGTTTGGTCAGTGGCAGGCCGACCACCTGCAATGGCGTGGCTACGGGGTTGAAGTGGTCGTTGAGTCGCCACTCGTGGACTGGTCCCCTTCCTGTCTGTTACGAAAACAGCTCTGTATTGAGAATCTGGAGGCAGAGACTCTCGAAGTCTCCCAGTTGCCCCCGGCTGACAAATCCGAAGGCGGGAGCCCCATTATACTGCCGGGCGTGGACCTGCCCCTGGCGCTGAATATCGGTGGCGTCCGGGTAGGGCCTTTTACCTTCAACGGCACCCGGGTCTGGGACCGGTTTGAGCTGGACGCCGGGGGATCGGGCGCTGACTGGAACATAAAGCGCGCCTGGTATCAGTTGGGAGAATACACGGTGTCCGCCGCTGGCCGGATAGAAACCCGCAGGGACTGGCCTGTCAATCTGGAAGTCAAAGCTGACATCCCGCCGCCTTACGGAGATGAGTGGCTTCTCGACGCCCGGCTCTCCGGCAGCGTTCGGGACCTGATGGTCGCTGCATCCAGTCGTGGCTACCTGGATGCTGAACTCTCGGGGGAAGTCGAGCCGCTCGATCCGGCCCTGCCGGCTCAGCTTCGGCTAACCTCGGATCAGTTCCGCGCAGCGCAGGCCCTGCCGGAAACCCTGGTGCTCAAGGATTGGTCCGTAGACGCCCGGGGTAGCCTGCAGAAAGGTTTTCGTACCCGAGGTCAAGCCACGCTGCCGGGTACAGCAGGCCCGGTGCATCTGGCGCTGGAAGGCTTGGCGACCACCCGAGCGGCCGAGAACATCCGGATTGAGCTGGCAACCTTGCGGGAAAACGGAGCCGGGCAGGCCACTGTGGTGGCCAATGGCAATGTTTCCTGGAGTGAGGGCCTGGAAGCCAGTGCCGATATTCGTTTGCGCGGATTTCCCTGGTACACGCTGGTCCCGGGCCTTGAATCGCCGGCGGTTGCGCTTCGGTCGCTGGATGGTACGGTGTCCTGGCGAGAGGGGAGCTACCACGCGGAGCTTGAAGCCGGTGTTGATGGTCCTCAGGGCAGCGCCGAACTGGCGACTACTGTGGACGGCGACACTGAGCAAACCACACTGACCGACCTGAGAGTCAGCACCGGGGCGGGGTCCCTCACCGGCAATGGGACTGTGAACTTTTCCGGGCCGCTTTCCTGGCAGGCGGCCTTGAGCCTGAAGGACTTCAATCCCGGTTATTGGGTGCCTGTCCTGGAAGCCAGTCTCAGCGGCGATGTGACGACCGAGGGACAACTCGGGGATGGTCCGGTACCTGTCATGAATGCAGGATGGAATCTTGAGGGCGACTGGCGTTCCAGTGCGGCGTCTCTGCAGGGCCAGCTTGATACCTCATCTGGCAGTTGGAAACTGTCCAACCTGAGCCTGTTGGTGGGCGACAACCGGCTTGAGGGGAGCGGTACATGGGGCGATGTGTTGCGGGGTGAGCTGGCTCTGAACCTGCCCGCGCCGGAAATTGTTCTGCCCGGCCTGACGGGGAATCTGCAAGCCAGTCTGACTGCAGAAGGAACACCGGAGCGCCCGACGGGAGAGCTGACAGCGAGTGGCAAAAACCTGGTCTGGCAGGATCAGCTTGCCCTTGAAACCCTGAGTCTGGAAGCCGAGCTGCAAGATGGGCTGCGCCTTGTCAGCCGTTTGCAGGCGGAAAGCCTTGAGGGGTTCGGGCAAGAACTTGAAACGCTCACTCTGGAAGCCAATGGCACCCAGGGAGAGCATGTCGTGAGCATCAGCGCGAGTCATGCCGAGGCTGACCTTGAGCTGGGTTTTGCGGGAGGCTCCGGCACTGACTGGAAAACCTGGCGGGGAGAGCTGTCACGGGGCGTGATTGACCTTCCGGAACAGGCCCAGCGATGGCAGTTGAATTCGCCGGCGACCCTGGCATACGACGCCAACGGTGAACTCACATTTGGCAATCATTGCTGGCGCTGGCAGCAAAGTACGGTTTGTGCCGAAGACCAGACGCTGCTCCCGGTCCCCCGAATTGCCTATCGCATTGACCGTTTCCCGACAGTGGCCCTGGCACCCTTGCTGCCAGATACCTTGCGTTGGGTCGGACGGATCAACGGAGAGATTGATTTCACCACCACCGGGGACGGCCCGGACGGACGCGTTTTCCTGGACGCCGGTGAAGGACAATTCCAGTTGCTGTTGGACGGGGAATGGGAATCGCTCACCTACGAAACCCTGACGACCGAGGTCGGCCTGAAGCCGAACCAGGCCAATCTTGCGGTCCGTCTTTCCGGCCCGGAACTTGGCGATTTTGCCCTGGATATGGAACTTGATCCGAACTCGGCGAACCGCGACGTCGAGGGGTCTTTCAGTCTCGAAGGACTGGATATTGCCTTCGCCGGACTGCTTTCCGGGCTGGATGAAGTTGCCGGTCGCGTTAACGGTCAGGGCCAGCTCTCCGGCCCTTTGATGAAACCGGCTGTGACCGGCGAACTGCACCTCGTGGATGGCCGGGTTTCCGATCCCCGCCTGCCGTTGCCGATCCAGGAGATGATCGCCAGCCTTCAGTTCTCCGGCTACTCGGCTCAGATTAGTGGCAGGATTCAGAGCAATGCGCGAAGCCAGACCGTTGTCGATGGCGAAATCGACTGGCAACAGTCTCCCCGGGGAGAAATCACGATTTCCGGGAGCCGTGTGCCATTCAACCTGGAGCCCTATGCGCAGCTTGAGGTGGAGCCGGACCTGACCATTGTTTTCAGTGAGGGAGCCCTGGAGGTAACCGGGCAGGTCGGGGTGCCAAGGGGCGACATCGAGATACAGGGTTTGCCGGAGCAGGCTGTGTCGGTATCGGAGGATGAGGTCATTGTCGGCGTGGAACGGGAAGAGCCGGTGGTCCGTTCGTTGAACATGGATGTGACCGTGGTCGTAGGGGAAGACCGGGTGACGTTTGCCGCCTTCGGCGTGACCGGTGATCTGAAGGGTTCTCTTCGGATTGGCAATGACATGGACACTCGCGGCACGCTTCAGTTGGTTAATGGTCAGTATGAGGCTTATGGTCAGGAGCTAGAGCTCAGGCGGGCAAGGCTGTTGTTCGTCGGCAATCTCACCCAACCCTATCTGGATATCGAGGCCGTTCGTACCGTGGACACTGTTGTTGCCGGTATTCGTTTGACCGGACCTGTTCAATCGCCCCAGACAGAAGTGTTCTCGAACCCCGATATGCCGCAGACGGAGGCGCTTTCCTACGTCATTCTGGGCAGAGCGCCCCAGAGTCGAGGTGATGAGGGGCAGATGAGCAGGGCGGCATTGTCCCTGGGGCTGACCCAGGCCAACAAGGTGACCGGGCAGATTGGCGAGGAGTTTGGCATTCGCCAGCTCACCCTCGAAGCCGAAGGCGCCGGCGAGCAGACGTCGGTGGTAGCGAGTGGTTATCTGACGGACGAGCTGAGCGTCCGCTACGGGGTTGGCATCTTCGAGCCAATCACTACCGTCGCTCTTCGCTACGACCTCGGCCGCTACTTCTATCTGGAGGCTGCCAGCGGGCTGGCGGCCTCCCTGGATATTTTCTACACCCGGGATTTCTGA